One genomic segment of Ancylobacter sp. IITR112 includes these proteins:
- a CDS encoding nickel-dependent hydrogenase large subunit: MTIQTPNGFSLDTSGKRIVVDPVTRIEGHMRCEVNVDSNNVIRNAVSTGTMWRGLEVILKGRDPRDAWAFVERICGVCTGCHALTSVRAVEDALDIRIPNNAFLIREIMAKVLQWHDHVVHFYHLHALDWVNPVNALKADPKATSQLQQMVGPDHPNSSPGYFRDVQNRLKKFVESGQLGIFKNGYWDNPAYKLPPEADLMAVTHYLEALDFQKEIVKVHTIFGGKNPHPNYMVGGVPCAINMDGNMAAGAPLNMERLNFVKLKLQEAFAFSKNVYVPDVIAIASFYKGWLYGGGLSGLNVMDYGDYEAVQGRKETDRLPGGVILNGKWDEVHPIDPRDPEQVQEFVTHSWYSYGDGNADKGLHPWDGVTQPKYELGPNAKGTRTDIREIDESAKYSWIKAPRWKGNAVEVGPLARYILAYAHGVDYVKGQVDDSLGRFNALAGTSLTPQQALPTTIGRTLARALEAHYCAQMMLDDFDHLIANIKAGDSSTANVEKWDPATWPKEAKGVGTVAAPRGGLGHWIKIKDGRIENYQCVVPTTWNGGPRDPKGNIGAFEASLMNTPMERPEEPVEILRTLHSFDPCLACSTHVISPDGAEMARVTVR; the protein is encoded by the coding sequence ATGACCATCCAGACCCCGAACGGCTTCAGCCTCGACACTTCCGGCAAGCGCATCGTCGTCGATCCGGTCACCCGCATCGAAGGCCATATGCGCTGCGAGGTGAATGTCGATTCCAACAATGTCATCCGCAACGCGGTCTCCACCGGCACCATGTGGCGCGGGCTGGAGGTGATCCTGAAGGGGCGTGACCCGCGCGACGCCTGGGCCTTCGTCGAGCGCATCTGCGGCGTGTGCACCGGCTGCCACGCGCTCACCTCGGTGCGCGCGGTGGAGGATGCGCTGGACATTCGCATTCCCAACAACGCCTTCCTGATCCGCGAGATCATGGCGAAGGTGCTGCAATGGCACGACCATGTCGTGCATTTCTATCACCTCCACGCTCTCGACTGGGTCAACCCGGTAAATGCGCTGAAGGCCGACCCGAAGGCGACCTCGCAGCTACAGCAGATGGTCGGGCCCGACCATCCCAATTCCAGCCCCGGCTATTTCCGCGACGTGCAGAACCGGCTGAAGAAATTCGTCGAAAGCGGCCAGCTCGGCATCTTCAAGAACGGCTATTGGGACAACCCGGCCTACAAGCTGCCGCCCGAGGCCGACCTGATGGCGGTGACGCATTATCTGGAGGCGCTCGATTTCCAGAAGGAGATCGTCAAGGTCCACACCATTTTCGGCGGCAAGAATCCGCATCCGAACTACATGGTGGGCGGCGTGCCCTGCGCCATCAACATGGACGGCAACATGGCGGCCGGCGCGCCGCTGAACATGGAGCGGCTGAACTTCGTCAAGCTGAAGCTGCAGGAAGCCTTCGCCTTCTCCAAGAACGTCTACGTGCCCGACGTGATCGCCATCGCCTCCTTCTACAAGGGCTGGCTCTATGGCGGCGGCCTCTCCGGGCTCAACGTCATGGATTATGGCGACTATGAAGCCGTGCAGGGCCGCAAGGAGACCGACCGGCTGCCGGGCGGCGTCATCCTCAACGGCAAGTGGGACGAGGTGCACCCCATCGACCCGCGCGACCCCGAGCAGGTGCAGGAATTCGTCACCCATAGCTGGTACAGCTATGGCGACGGCAATGCCGACAAGGGTCTGCATCCCTGGGACGGCGTCACCCAGCCGAAATACGAACTCGGCCCCAACGCGAAGGGCACGCGAACCGACATTCGCGAGATCGACGAAAGCGCGAAATACTCCTGGATCAAGGCGCCGCGCTGGAAGGGCAATGCGGTGGAGGTGGGCCCACTCGCCCGCTACATCCTCGCCTATGCCCATGGCGTCGACTATGTGAAGGGGCAGGTGGACGACTCGCTCGGCCGCTTCAACGCGCTCGCCGGCACCAGTCTCACCCCGCAGCAGGCGCTGCCGACCACTATCGGCCGCACGCTGGCGCGGGCGCTGGAGGCGCATTACTGCGCGCAGATGATGCTGGACGATTTCGACCACCTCATCGCCAACATCAAGGCCGGCGACAGCTCCACCGCCAATGTCGAGAAATGGGATCCCGCGACCTGGCCGAAGGAGGCCAAGGGCGTCGGCACGGTGGCCGCGCCGCGCGGCGGGCTCGGGCACTGGATCAAGATCAAGGACGGGCGGATCGAGAACTACCAATGCGTCGTGCCGACCACCTGGAATGGCGGGCCGCGCGACCCCAAGGGCAATATCGGCGCCTTCGAGGCCTCGCTGATGAACACGCCGATGGAGCGGCCGGAGGAGCCGGTGGAAATCCTGCGCACGCTCCACTCCTTCGACCCGTGCCTCGCCTGCTCGACGCACGTCATCTCGCCCGATGGGGCGG
- a CDS encoding hydrogenase small subunit, giving the protein MAGLETFYEVMRRQGITRRSFLKYCSLTAAALGLGPEFVPQIAHAMETKPRTPVLWLHGLECTCCSESFIRSAHPLAKDVVLSMISLDYDDTLMASAGHQAEAILQEVMEKYKGNYILAVEGNPPLNEDGMYCIIGGKPFLDQLRMVAKDAKAVISWGSCASHGCVQAARPNPTRATPVHEVITDKPIIKVPGCPPIAEVMTGVITYMLTFDRMPELDRQGRPKMFYSQRIHDKCYRRPHFDAGQFVESFDDEGARKGYCLYKVGCKGPTTYNACSTVRWNEGTSFPIQAGHGCIGCSEDGFWDKGSWYARLTDLQGVGFGIESTADRVGLGAAAAVGGAVALHAAVSALKRAQHKHGNGSNGSSHTGDAA; this is encoded by the coding sequence ATGGCTGGGCTTGAGACGTTTTATGAGGTGATGCGACGGCAGGGCATCACCCGCCGATCCTTCCTCAAATATTGTTCGCTGACCGCTGCCGCGCTCGGTCTCGGCCCGGAATTCGTGCCGCAGATCGCCCATGCCATGGAGACCAAGCCGCGCACCCCGGTGCTGTGGCTGCACGGGCTGGAATGCACCTGCTGCTCGGAGAGCTTCATCCGCTCGGCGCATCCGCTGGCCAAGGATGTCGTGCTGTCGATGATCTCGCTCGACTATGACGACACGCTGATGGCCTCCGCCGGGCATCAGGCCGAGGCGATCCTTCAGGAGGTGATGGAGAAGTACAAGGGCAACTACATCCTCGCCGTGGAGGGCAACCCGCCGCTCAACGAAGACGGGATGTACTGCATCATCGGCGGCAAGCCCTTCCTCGACCAGCTCCGCATGGTGGCGAAGGACGCCAAGGCGGTGATCTCCTGGGGCTCCTGCGCCTCGCATGGCTGCGTGCAGGCGGCGCGCCCGAACCCGACCCGCGCCACGCCGGTCCACGAGGTCATCACCGACAAGCCGATCATCAAGGTGCCGGGCTGCCCGCCCATCGCCGAGGTGATGACCGGGGTCATCACCTATATGCTCACTTTCGACCGCATGCCCGAGCTGGACCGGCAGGGGCGACCGAAGATGTTCTACTCCCAGCGCATCCACGACAAATGCTATCGCCGGCCGCATTTCGACGCCGGCCAGTTCGTCGAGTCCTTCGACGATGAGGGCGCGCGCAAGGGCTATTGCCTCTACAAGGTCGGCTGCAAGGGCCCGACCACCTACAATGCCTGTTCCACCGTGCGCTGGAACGAGGGCACGTCCTTCCCGATCCAGGCCGGCCATGGCTGCATCGGCTGCTCGGAAGACGGCTTCTGGGACAAGGGCTCGTGGTATGCGCGCCTCACCGACCTGCAGGGCGTCGGCTTCGGCATCGAATCCACCGCCGACCGCGTCGGCCTCGGCGCGGCGGCGGCGGTGGGCGGCGCGGTGGCGCTGCACGCCGCGGTGAGCGCGCTCAAGCGTGCCCAGCACAAGCACGGCAATGGCTCGAACGGCTCCAGCCACACGGGAGACGCGGCATGA
- the hypF gene encoding carbamoyltransferase HypF: MPSEEIIVRGIVQGVGFRPFVWRLAQRFGLDGEVSNRGDAVVIVASGPPPALDAFAAALTAEAPPLARVEAVERRAVPVLARSGFSIAASAPGTVSVGIVADIATCPACRAEIADPAARRHRYAFTNCTECGPRFSIVEGLPYDRATTTMRGFAMCAACRAEYDDPADRRFHAQPIACPECGPKLWLEAGGEVVEGDPLETAAARLREGRILAIKGIGGFHIACDATDEAAVSELRARKHRPTKPLAVMLRDPAMVAALCEVGAAEQAALAHPAGPIVLLRLRAGAVSAGESLAASLAPGQNRLGVMLPYTPLHHLLMQAVGRPLVMTSGNRSGEPQIFRDEEARAGLAGLVDGFLTHDRPIARRLDDSVVQLAAGEVQVMRRGRGFAPAPRNLPAGFAHAPPVLALGGDLKSAICLTIGGKALLSHHFGDLDEPATQEAFERAIGDYSALFHHRPAAIAVDRHPDYRPSRFGAALAVARGLPLVTVQHHHAHIAAVMAEHGWPLEAGPVIGIALDGLGLGADGTIWGAEILLCDYRTSRRLARLRPIPLAGGDAANREPWRVLLAHLDAALGPAAVPDALFTRLPAATLRAMIARGLNAPLASSAGRLFDAMAALLGLAPLRLSFEGEAALALQAVAEMAADAPSYPFGCAQMDDLMEIDPAPMWRAACADQAAGVPPGPIARRFHVGVAEAFAGHALSLAAAHGASAIALSGGVCQNALLLEMLVARLEPSGLSLLLPGEVPANDGGLALGQAVIAAARRIER; the protein is encoded by the coding sequence ATGCCCAGCGAGGAGATCATCGTTCGCGGCATCGTGCAGGGCGTCGGCTTCCGGCCTTTCGTGTGGCGGCTGGCGCAGCGCTTTGGGCTCGACGGCGAGGTGAGCAATCGCGGCGATGCGGTGGTCATCGTCGCTTCCGGGCCGCCTCCCGCTCTCGACGCCTTCGCCGCCGCGCTCACCGCCGAGGCACCGCCGCTCGCCCGCGTGGAGGCGGTCGAGCGCCGGGCGGTGCCGGTCCTCGCCCGCAGCGGCTTCAGCATCGCCGCCAGCGCCCCCGGCACGGTGTCGGTCGGCATCGTCGCCGACATCGCCACCTGCCCGGCCTGCCGCGCCGAGATCGCCGACCCCGCCGCCCGCCGCCACCGCTATGCCTTCACCAACTGCACCGAGTGCGGGCCGCGCTTCTCCATCGTCGAAGGCCTGCCCTATGACCGCGCCACCACCACCATGCGTGGCTTTGCGATGTGTGCGGCCTGCCGGGCGGAATATGACGACCCCGCCGACCGGCGCTTTCATGCCCAGCCCATCGCCTGCCCGGAGTGCGGGCCGAAGCTGTGGCTGGAGGCGGGCGGGGAGGTGGTCGAGGGCGACCCGCTGGAGACCGCCGCCGCACGCCTGAGGGAGGGCCGCATCCTCGCCATCAAGGGGATCGGCGGCTTCCACATCGCCTGCGACGCGACCGATGAGGCGGCGGTTTCGGAGCTGCGCGCCCGCAAGCATCGCCCGACCAAACCGCTGGCGGTGATGCTGCGCGATCCGGCCATGGTCGCGGCGCTGTGCGAGGTGGGGGCGGCGGAACAGGCGGCGCTGGCCCATCCCGCCGGGCCAATCGTGCTGCTGCGCTTGCGCGCCGGGGCGGTCTCCGCAGGAGAGTCGCTCGCGGCCTCGCTCGCCCCCGGGCAGAACCGGCTCGGGGTGATGCTGCCCTACACGCCGCTGCATCATCTGCTGATGCAGGCGGTGGGGCGCCCGCTGGTGATGACCAGCGGCAACCGCTCCGGCGAGCCGCAGATATTTCGCGACGAGGAGGCGCGGGCCGGGCTTGCCGGCCTTGTTGACGGCTTCCTCACCCATGACCGCCCCATTGCCCGCCGGCTCGATGACAGTGTGGTGCAGCTTGCCGCCGGGGAGGTGCAGGTGATGCGGCGCGGGCGCGGGTTTGCCCCGGCGCCGCGCAACCTGCCGGCCGGCTTCGCCCACGCCCCGCCGGTGCTGGCGCTCGGCGGCGACCTCAAAAGCGCGATCTGCCTCACGATCGGTGGCAAGGCACTGCTGTCGCACCATTTCGGCGATCTCGACGAACCGGCGACGCAGGAGGCGTTCGAGCGGGCCATCGGCGATTATTCCGCACTGTTCCACCATCGCCCGGCCGCGATCGCGGTCGACAGGCATCCGGACTACCGGCCGAGCCGCTTCGGCGCCGCGCTCGCGGTCGCGCGCGGCCTGCCGCTGGTCACGGTGCAGCACCACCACGCCCATATCGCCGCCGTGATGGCCGAACACGGTTGGCCGCTGGAGGCTGGGCCGGTGATCGGCATCGCGCTTGACGGGCTTGGGCTCGGCGCGGACGGCACCATCTGGGGCGCGGAAATCCTACTCTGCGACTACCGCACCAGCCGCCGGCTCGCGCGGCTGAGGCCGATCCCGCTCGCCGGCGGCGACGCGGCCAATCGCGAGCCCTGGCGGGTGCTGCTCGCCCATCTCGACGCCGCGCTGGGGCCGGCGGCGGTGCCGGATGCGCTGTTCACGAGGCTTCCGGCCGCGACGCTGCGGGCGATGATCGCGCGCGGTCTGAACGCGCCGCTGGCGAGTTCCGCCGGGCGGCTGTTCGACGCTATGGCCGCGCTGCTCGGCCTCGCGCCGCTCCGCCTCAGCTTCGAGGGAGAGGCGGCGCTGGCGTTGCAGGCGGTGGCGGAAATGGCGGCAGATGCGCCGTCCTATCCCTTCGGGTGCGCACAGATGGACGATCTCATGGAGATCGACCCCGCCCCGATGTGGCGGGCGGCGTGCGCCGACCAAGCGGCGGGCGTGCCGCCCGGTCCCATCGCGAGGCGCTTCCATGTGGGGGTGGCGGAAGCCTTTGCCGGTCACGCTCTCTCGCTTGCCGCCGCGCACGGGGCGAGCGCCATCGCGCTGTCCGGCGGCGTCTGCCAGAACGCATTGCTGCTGGAGATGCTGGTGGCGCGGCTGGAGCCTTCCGGCCTGAGCCTGCTGCTGCCCGGCGAGGTTCCGGCCAATGATGGCGGCCTCGCCCTCGGGCAGGCCGTCATCGCCGCCGCGCGGCGGATCGAGCGGTAA
- a CDS encoding nickel-dependent hydrogenase large subunit codes for MSDPGASEGTTRLVVGPFNRVEGDLEVRLELAQGRVEAAFVSSPLFRGFERILEGRDPRDALVIAPRICGICSVSQSHAAALALAGVQGLVPTDNGRVATNLIVATENVADHLTHFHVFFMPDFARALYAERPWFPRVEARFKAAQGSAVRKALETRTTLLHVLGLLAGRWPHTLAIQPGGVTRGADARDKVRLAATLGAVRRALEEGLFGAKLERVAELSTREELDRWRAAGPEGDFRLFLDIAADLDLGRMGRAYDRYLSYGAYPGAEMPLYARGIFTAAGPGEVDTAAIAEDHTHARMEHRSRPHHPFDGSTLPDAEDETGYSWCKAPRLNGLPFETGAVARQMVDGQPLIRDLVLREGGSVLARVVARLVETARTLIAMERWVHELTPGAPWCAQGSFPNHGRAAGLTEAARGALGHWLRVENGRIAGYQIIAPTTWNFSPRDGAGMPGPLEAALVGAPVRQGETTPVAVQHIVRSFDPCMVCTVH; via the coding sequence ATGAGTGACCCAGGTGCATCCGAGGGCACGACGCGGCTCGTCGTCGGCCCGTTCAACCGGGTCGAGGGCGACCTGGAAGTGCGGCTGGAACTGGCGCAGGGGCGGGTGGAGGCGGCCTTCGTGTCGTCGCCGCTGTTCCGCGGCTTCGAGCGCATATTGGAAGGCCGCGATCCGCGCGACGCGCTGGTGATCGCGCCGCGCATCTGCGGCATCTGCTCGGTGTCGCAATCCCACGCCGCCGCGCTGGCGCTCGCCGGGGTGCAGGGGCTGGTGCCGACCGACAATGGCCGTGTGGCGACCAATCTCATCGTCGCCACCGAGAATGTCGCCGACCATCTCACCCATTTCCACGTCTTCTTCATGCCGGACTTCGCCCGCGCCCTTTATGCGGAGCGGCCGTGGTTCCCGCGTGTCGAAGCGCGCTTCAAGGCGGCGCAGGGCAGCGCGGTGCGCAAGGCGCTGGAGACGCGCACGACGCTGCTGCATGTGCTCGGCCTGCTCGCCGGGCGCTGGCCGCACACGCTGGCGATCCAGCCGGGCGGGGTGACGCGCGGCGCCGATGCGCGCGACAAGGTGCGCCTCGCCGCCACGCTCGGCGCAGTGCGGCGGGCGCTGGAAGAGGGATTGTTCGGGGCCAAGCTGGAGCGCGTGGCCGAACTTTCCACCCGCGAGGAGCTGGACCGCTGGCGCGCCGCCGGCCCGGAAGGTGATTTCCGCCTCTTCCTCGACATCGCCGCCGATCTCGACCTCGGCCGGATGGGCCGTGCCTATGACCGCTATCTCAGCTATGGCGCCTATCCCGGCGCGGAGATGCCGCTTTATGCGCGCGGCATCTTCACCGCTGCCGGGCCGGGCGAGGTGGATACAGCGGCGATCGCGGAAGACCACACACATGCGCGGATGGAGCATCGCTCCCGCCCGCACCATCCCTTTGACGGCTCGACCCTGCCGGATGCCGAGGACGAGACCGGCTATAGCTGGTGCAAGGCGCCGCGCCTTAATGGCCTGCCGTTCGAGACCGGCGCCGTCGCCCGGCAGATGGTGGACGGTCAGCCACTGATCCGCGACCTCGTGCTCCGCGAGGGCGGCAGCGTGCTGGCCCGGGTGGTGGCGCGACTGGTGGAGACCGCACGCACGCTCATCGCCATGGAGCGCTGGGTGCACGAACTCACCCCCGGCGCGCCCTGGTGCGCGCAGGGCAGCTTCCCCAACCATGGCCGTGCGGCGGGGCTCACGGAGGCGGCGCGCGGCGCGCTGGGCCACTGGCTGCGGGTGGAGAACGGGCGCATCGCCGGCTATCAGATCATCGCGCCGACCACCTGGAATTTCTCGCCGCGCGATGGCGCCGGCATGCCCGGCCCGCTGGAGGCGGCGCTGGTCGGCGCGCCGGTCCGCCAGGGCGAGACGACGCCGGTGGCGGTGCAGCACATCGTGCGCTCCTTCGACCCTTGCATGGTCTGCACGGTGCATTGA
- a CDS encoding HupU protein has product MPVPPEATPFNVLWIQSGGCGGCTMSMLCAEAPDLATTLESANIRFLWHPTLSEETGAEAVALFEQVLDGTLRLDALCVEGAMLRGPKDTGRFHILAGTGVPTIDWVRRLAAVAENVVAVGTCAAYGGVTAAGANPTDACGLQYDGRREGGALGAAFRSRSGLPVINVAGCPTHPNWVTETLMLLAAGLLGADDLDVYRRPRFYADHLVHHGCPRNEYYEYKASAEKMSDLGCMMEHLGCLGTQAHADCNTRLWNGEGSCTRGGYACINCTAPEFEEPGHAFVETPKIAGFPVGLPTDMPKAWFVALSSLAKAATPERLRLNATSDHVVRPPAVRDIKRR; this is encoded by the coding sequence GTGCCCGTTCCCCCCGAAGCCACGCCTTTCAACGTGCTGTGGATCCAGTCCGGCGGGTGCGGCGGCTGCACCATGTCGATGCTGTGCGCCGAGGCGCCGGACCTCGCCACCACGCTGGAGAGCGCCAATATCCGCTTCCTCTGGCACCCGACCCTGTCCGAGGAGACCGGGGCGGAGGCGGTGGCGCTGTTCGAACAGGTGCTCGACGGCACGCTTCGGCTCGATGCGCTCTGCGTGGAAGGCGCCATGCTGCGCGGGCCGAAGGACACCGGGCGCTTCCACATCCTCGCCGGCACGGGTGTGCCCACCATCGACTGGGTGCGGCGGCTCGCGGCGGTGGCGGAAAATGTGGTTGCGGTCGGCACTTGCGCCGCCTATGGCGGCGTCACCGCCGCCGGCGCCAACCCCACCGATGCCTGCGGCCTGCAATATGACGGGCGCCGCGAGGGCGGGGCGCTGGGCGCGGCCTTCCGCTCCCGTTCCGGCCTGCCGGTCATCAATGTCGCGGGCTGCCCGACGCACCCGAACTGGGTGACGGAAACGCTGATGCTGCTGGCGGCCGGGCTGCTGGGGGCGGACGATCTCGATGTGTATCGCCGCCCGCGCTTCTATGCCGACCACCTTGTGCATCATGGCTGCCCGCGCAATGAATATTACGAGTACAAGGCCAGCGCGGAGAAGATGTCCGATCTCGGCTGCATGATGGAGCATCTCGGCTGCCTCGGGACGCAGGCGCATGCCGATTGCAACACAAGGCTGTGGAACGGGGAGGGCTCCTGCACGCGCGGCGGCTATGCCTGCATCAACTGCACCGCGCCGGAATTCGAGGAGCCCGGCCACGCCTTCGTCGAGACGCCGAAGATCGCCGGCTTCCCCGTCGGCCTGCCCACCGACATGCCGAAAGCCTGGTTCGTGGCGCTGTCCTCGCTCGCCAAGGCGGCGACGCCGGAGCGGCTGCGGCTGAACGCGACCAGCGACCATGTGGTGCGCCCGCCCGCCGTGCGCGACATCAAGCGCCGATGA
- a CDS encoding sensor histidine kinase, whose amino-acid sequence MSHTPKAPQKGSPEALPTGELLSPFAGQADDAWIAVIRKMDETYAELVAQQVALEQKNAELEEAQTFIAGLMSSMTDVLIACDPSGRIEQVNRAAERAFGVPLSELERRPLRELLAPESPTRFEDLRAAIERRARISDRELIFATPAGPLPVSVNGAVRFDARGRSVGMVLVGRPIGELRQAYSDLAAAHERLKQTQQQLVHSEKMASLGRLVAGVAHELNNPISFVYGNAHTLKRYGARLTAYLEAVHGGVSGPALARLQAELKIDTTLANIAGTLDGMLEGAERVRDIVADLRHFSSERREAWEAFELAPLVHSALDWVAKAQRPAIETHFDMAEGLTVIGHPGHIHQVLMNLVQNALDAMEGQSVQRLEITGRAGEAVMLAVRDTGPGIAPEIASRIFDPFFTTKPIGKGTGLGLSISYGIVQEHGGTLEAANHPEGGAVMTLTLPAARAANGD is encoded by the coding sequence ATGTCGCACACGCCGAAAGCGCCGCAGAAGGGCTCGCCGGAGGCTCTCCCGACCGGGGAGCTGCTGAGCCCGTTCGCCGGCCAGGCCGACGATGCCTGGATCGCCGTCATTCGCAAGATGGACGAGACCTATGCCGAGCTCGTCGCCCAGCAGGTCGCGCTCGAACAGAAGAACGCCGAGCTTGAGGAGGCGCAGACCTTCATCGCCGGGCTGATGTCGTCGATGACCGACGTGCTCATCGCCTGCGACCCCTCCGGCCGTATCGAGCAGGTCAACCGCGCCGCCGAGCGCGCTTTCGGGGTGCCGCTGAGCGAATTGGAGCGGCGGCCGCTGCGCGAGCTTCTGGCACCCGAATCCCCGACCCGCTTCGAGGATCTGCGTGCGGCTATTGAGCGGCGCGCGCGCATCAGCGACCGCGAACTCATCTTCGCCACGCCCGCCGGCCCGCTGCCCGTATCGGTCAATGGCGCGGTGCGATTCGATGCGCGCGGGCGATCGGTCGGCATGGTGCTGGTCGGCCGGCCCATCGGCGAGTTGCGCCAGGCCTATAGCGACCTTGCCGCCGCGCATGAGCGGCTGAAGCAGACGCAGCAGCAGCTCGTTCATTCCGAAAAGATGGCCTCGCTCGGCCGTCTCGTCGCCGGCGTGGCGCATGAGCTGAACAACCCGATCTCCTTCGTCTATGGCAATGCCCACACGCTGAAGCGCTATGGTGCCCGGCTGACCGCCTATCTTGAGGCGGTGCATGGCGGGGTGAGCGGCCCGGCGCTTGCCCGGCTGCAGGCGGAACTGAAGATCGACACCACGCTCGCCAACATCGCCGGCACGCTAGACGGCATGCTGGAGGGCGCCGAGCGGGTGCGCGACATTGTCGCCGATCTGCGCCACTTCTCCTCGGAACGGCGCGAGGCGTGGGAGGCTTTCGAACTGGCGCCGCTGGTGCACTCGGCGTTGGACTGGGTGGCGAAGGCGCAGCGGCCGGCCATCGAGACGCATTTCGACATGGCCGAAGGTCTCACCGTCATCGGCCATCCCGGCCATATCCATCAGGTGCTGATGAATCTGGTGCAGAACGCGCTCGACGCCATGGAGGGCCAGAGCGTGCAGCGGCTGGAGATCACCGGCCGGGCGGGAGAGGCGGTCATGCTCGCCGTGCGCGACACCGGGCCGGGTATCGCGCCGGAGATCGCCTCGCGCATCTTCGACCCGTTCTTCACCACCAAGCCGATCGGCAAGGGCACCGGGCTCGGCCTGTCCATCAGCTATGGCATCGTGCAGGAGCATGGCGGCACGCTGGAAGCCGCCAACCACCCCGAGGGCGGAGCGGTGATGACGCTGACCCTGCCGGCCGCCCGCGCCGCGAACGGAGATTGA
- a CDS encoding ABC transporter ATP-binding protein, which translates to MTLATHDVRWGAGGKLIVDGVTLEVEPNRVLGLIGPNGSGKSSLLRLLCRLRNVASGVVTLDGHDIAGVARRDLARRLAFVEQQATTEIALTVCDVVRLGRTPHRAAFASWSREDETAVDAALERVGLMERHDQYWHTLSGGERQRVHIARALAQAPRELILDEPTNHLDIQHQLAILGLVRRLGVTCIVALHDLNLASLFCDRIGVLCVGRLVAAGAPEEVLTPALIREVFGVEVAIRPGAHGRRHIEYLLEPEPGGRE; encoded by the coding sequence ATGACGCTCGCTACCCATGATGTGCGCTGGGGTGCCGGCGGCAAGCTCATTGTCGACGGCGTGACGCTGGAGGTCGAGCCCAACCGGGTGCTCGGTCTCATCGGCCCCAATGGCTCGGGCAAGTCGAGCCTGCTGCGCCTGCTTTGCCGGCTGCGAAACGTGGCGAGCGGCGTGGTGACGCTGGACGGGCACGACATCGCCGGTGTCGCCCGCCGTGATCTCGCCCGGCGCCTCGCCTTTGTCGAGCAGCAGGCCACGACCGAGATCGCGCTCACCGTCTGCGACGTGGTGCGGCTGGGGCGAACGCCACACCGCGCCGCCTTCGCCTCCTGGAGCCGCGAGGACGAGACGGCGGTGGATGCGGCGCTGGAGCGGGTCGGGCTGATGGAGCGGCATGACCAATACTGGCACACGCTGTCGGGCGGCGAGCGCCAGCGCGTCCATATCGCCCGCGCGCTGGCGCAGGCGCCGCGCGAACTCATTCTCGACGAGCCAACCAACCATCTCGACATCCAGCACCAGCTCGCCATTCTCGGCCTGGTGCGGCGGCTTGGGGTGACCTGCATCGTGGCGCTGCACGACCTCAACCTCGCCTCGCTGTTCTGCGACCGCATCGGCGTGCTCTGCGTCGGCCGGCTGGTGGCGGCGGGGGCGCCGGAGGAGGTGCTTACCCCCGCGCTGATCCGCGAGGTGTTCGGTGTCGAGGTGGCCATCCGCCCCGGGGCCCATGGCCGGCGCCACATCGAGTATCTCCTCGAGCCGGAGCCGGGCGGGCGGGAGTGA